From the genome of Streptomyces sp. V1I1, one region includes:
- a CDS encoding carboxylesterase/lipase family protein: MRSRSVRRTATRAVTAVAALLLSITAPPAASADSGHDPLVVRTTHGTVRGAAGPDGGRVFQGIPFAASPTGELRWRPPQPAAAWSGVRDATAPASPCPQLPLTLLPDGGPVLPGDSNRTGSTTEDCLYLNVWTPARTGNRTLPVLVWLHGGGNAYGAGSDYNGAALAARGVVVVTVNYRLGALGFLSHPALSAVSADHASGDYGLMDQQAALRWVRSNIGAFGGDRTRVTLAGQSAGSVDTCLHITSPTAKGLFHRAVQQSGSCVSHGALTPLTLAAAEMKGQSFAASVGCTAPSTAPACLRAVPTTELIRGAPGAAPPLWGANTGPSILPVSPDKAWAAGRVNAVPTLSGSTHDEYRYFTALYVDLLGGGPLTPQTYAALIRLQHPDRAAAVLDTYPASAYPSPNLAYSAVGTDQRFACPARADSRLYSGRVPVYAYEFNDPQAPPFIPAPHTPQGAFHASELAYLFPMNALPLLTPAQRRLSATMAGYWVRFAATGNPNGPGAAIWPRYAADRDRIQVLAPDRIAPTTGFAADHRCTFWQPSGTS, from the coding sequence ATGAGATCCCGCAGCGTGCGCCGCACCGCGACCCGCGCCGTGACCGCCGTCGCGGCACTGCTGCTGTCGATCACGGCACCCCCGGCAGCCTCCGCCGACTCCGGACACGACCCTCTGGTCGTCCGCACCACGCACGGCACGGTGCGCGGCGCCGCCGGTCCCGATGGCGGCCGGGTCTTCCAGGGCATCCCCTTCGCTGCCTCCCCGACAGGGGAGTTGCGCTGGCGCCCGCCCCAGCCGGCCGCAGCGTGGTCCGGCGTACGGGACGCCACCGCACCGGCCAGCCCCTGTCCCCAATTACCGCTGACGCTCCTCCCGGATGGCGGACCGGTCCTGCCAGGTGACTCCAACCGGACCGGCAGCACCACGGAGGACTGCCTATACCTCAATGTGTGGACCCCGGCCCGGACCGGCAACAGGACCCTGCCAGTGCTGGTGTGGTTGCACGGCGGCGGCAACGCCTACGGCGCCGGAAGCGATTACAACGGCGCGGCGCTGGCCGCGCGGGGCGTGGTCGTGGTCACGGTCAACTACCGCCTCGGAGCACTGGGGTTTCTCTCCCACCCCGCCCTGTCGGCCGTGAGCGCGGACCATGCCTCGGGTGACTACGGCCTGATGGACCAGCAAGCCGCGCTGCGGTGGGTACGGAGCAACATCGGAGCGTTCGGCGGCGACCGGACCAGGGTCACCCTCGCCGGCCAGTCCGCCGGATCAGTCGACACCTGCCTCCACATCACCTCGCCGACGGCGAAGGGCCTGTTCCACCGGGCCGTCCAGCAGAGCGGCAGCTGCGTATCCCACGGCGCTCTCACCCCGCTCACCCTGGCCGCGGCCGAGATGAAGGGGCAGAGCTTCGCGGCCTCGGTCGGCTGCACCGCCCCGTCGACCGCCCCTGCCTGCCTGCGTGCCGTACCCACCACCGAGCTCATCCGCGGCGCCCCCGGGGCCGCCCCACCCTTGTGGGGAGCCAATACCGGGCCGAGCATCCTTCCGGTCTCGCCGGACAAGGCGTGGGCTGCGGGGCGGGTGAACGCGGTGCCGACACTGAGCGGCAGCACCCACGACGAGTACCGGTACTTCACAGCGCTGTATGTGGACCTGCTCGGCGGCGGGCCGCTCACGCCCCAGACGTACGCCGCCTTGATCAGACTGCAGCATCCCGACCGGGCGGCCGCCGTCCTCGACACGTACCCGGCCTCCGCGTACCCGTCCCCCAACCTGGCCTATTCCGCCGTCGGCACCGACCAGCGGTTCGCCTGCCCGGCGAGAGCGGACAGCCGCCTGTACAGCGGCCGGGTGCCCGTCTACGCCTACGAGTTCAACGATCCCCAGGCGCCGCCGTTCATCCCCGCGCCACACACCCCGCAGGGCGCGTTCCACGCTTCGGAACTGGCCTACCTGTTCCCGATGAACGCTCTGCCACTACTGACTCCCGCCCAGCGCCGGCTGTCCGCCACGATGGCCGGCTACTGGGTCAGGTTCGCCGCCACCGGCAACCCCAACGGGCCGGGAGCGGCCATCTGGCCGCGATACGCTGCCGACCGCGACCGCATCCAGGTACTCGCCCCGGACCGGATCGCTCCCACCACCGGCTTCGCGGCCGACCACCGCTGCACGTTCTGGCAGCCCTCCGGCACCTCCTGA